From the genome of Desulfobaculum xiamenense, one region includes:
- a CDS encoding dihydrolipoyl dehydrogenase family protein produces the protein MTSSPSERFDVVILGGGPAGHACAVEASACGRSVAVIEASELGGTCLNRGCIPTKLFLGATDCVHELAAQAKMRVASGSIAIDLPALQDRKAKMLAGNRQAIEKDLSARGITLLRGRGTVVAPGMVDVVTAEGTVRVEYGDLVVATGSRPTAFPGMTPDGDRVLDSDGILDLSDVPQSMVIVGGGVIGLELGRFFARLGTSITVVEALDRLAPWEDPEVSKTIAQLCKREKWTIHTGKRVASLVSDGGRARLVLESGDEILAEVALVATGRGPVTEGLGLENAGCRLDRRGFVTVDERLRAADHVWAVGDVNGKAMLAHAASHQGAYVARCISGCDTGNYTPGPMPWCIYGAPETMRVGEMPAELEARGLHPRVSRAMLAANPIAQAHASVQGFVKIAWVDGRVHGVTAVGHGVAHLITQATIMVRDGWTAEDARRIIWAHPTLDEALRHALTADTTDA, from the coding sequence ATGACGTCTAGCCCCAGCGAGCGTTTCGACGTCGTGATCCTCGGCGGCGGGCCCGCCGGGCACGCCTGCGCCGTGGAGGCTTCCGCCTGCGGGCGAAGCGTTGCGGTCATCGAGGCCTCGGAGCTTGGCGGCACCTGCCTCAACCGAGGGTGCATCCCCACCAAGCTCTTCCTCGGCGCGACGGACTGCGTGCACGAACTGGCCGCACAGGCCAAGATGCGCGTCGCCTCGGGCAGCATCGCCATCGACCTGCCCGCGTTACAGGACCGCAAGGCCAAGATGCTCGCCGGAAACCGGCAGGCCATCGAGAAAGACCTCTCCGCGCGGGGCATCACGCTCCTTCGCGGTCGGGGCACCGTCGTGGCTCCCGGCATGGTGGACGTCGTCACGGCCGAGGGCACGGTCCGCGTGGAGTACGGCGACCTCGTCGTGGCCACGGGCTCACGCCCCACGGCCTTCCCGGGCATGACGCCCGACGGCGACCGCGTGCTCGACTCCGACGGCATTCTCGACCTCTCGGACGTGCCGCAGAGCATGGTCATCGTGGGTGGCGGCGTCATCGGTCTCGAACTGGGACGCTTCTTCGCCCGCCTCGGCACGTCCATCACCGTGGTCGAGGCACTGGACCGCCTCGCCCCGTGGGAGGACCCCGAAGTCAGCAAGACCATCGCACAGCTCTGCAAGCGCGAGAAATGGACCATCCACACCGGAAAACGCGTGGCCTCCCTCGTCAGCGACGGCGGCAGGGCACGCCTCGTCCTCGAATCCGGGGATGAGATACTGGCCGAAGTCGCCCTCGTGGCCACGGGACGCGGCCCGGTGACCGAAGGCCTCGGGCTGGAGAACGCCGGATGCCGACTTGATCGGCGCGGCTTCGTAACCGTGGACGAACGGCTTCGCGCCGCCGACCACGTGTGGGCGGTGGGCGACGTCAACGGCAAGGCCATGCTCGCGCATGCCGCATCGCATCAGGGTGCCTACGTGGCCCGCTGCATCTCCGGCTGCGACACGGGCAACTACACGCCCGGTCCCATGCCGTGGTGCATCTACGGCGCGCCGGAAACCATGCGCGTAGGCGAAATGCCCGCCGAGCTCGAAGCCCGCGGCCTGCATCCGCGCGTCTCCCGTGCCATGCTCGCCGCCAATCCCATCGCGCAGGCGCACGCCAGCGTGCAGGGATTCGTGAAGATCGCATGGGTCGATGGCCGCGTGCACGGCGTGACGGCCGTGGGGCACGGCGTCGCGCACCTGATCACGCAGGCGACGATCATGGTTCGCGACGGCTGGACGGCCGAGGACGCTCGCCGTATCATCTGGGCGCATCCGACGTTGGACGAGGCCCTGAGGCACGCGCTCACGGCCGACACGACGGACGCATAG
- a CDS encoding Maf family protein, protein MNIEPIIEPGPFEAVQRIILASGSPRRREMLESLGLEFDIIPSPAGEPSPEPGESPDDYAQRAAVAKAEAVFELHPDAVVIGSDTVVTLDGDIMGKPEGPNDALLMLSRLVGNTHRVVSGCAIFHPHAAPVAFSVSTDVSMGPQPLEVLFAYVATGEPMDKAGSYAIQGRGGFLVQSISGSYNNVVGMPLARLVDVLQDIRAIRPRPMDR, encoded by the coding sequence ATGAACATCGAACCCATCATCGAACCCGGCCCCTTCGAAGCCGTCCAGCGCATCATCCTCGCCTCCGGCTCGCCCCGGCGCAGGGAGATGCTCGAATCCCTCGGACTCGAATTCGACATCATCCCCTCCCCGGCTGGCGAACCCTCCCCGGAACCCGGCGAATCCCCGGACGACTACGCCCAGCGCGCCGCCGTGGCCAAGGCCGAGGCCGTCTTCGAACTCCATCCGGACGCCGTGGTCATCGGCTCGGACACCGTCGTCACGCTGGACGGCGACATCATGGGCAAGCCCGAAGGCCCCAACGATGCGCTGCTCATGCTCTCCCGGCTGGTGGGCAACACCCACCGCGTCGTATCCGGCTGCGCCATATTCCATCCCCACGCGGCCCCGGTGGCCTTCTCCGTCTCCACGGACGTGAGCATGGGCCCGCAGCCCCTCGAAGTGCTCTTTGCCTACGTCGCCACGGGCGAACCCATGGACAAGGCAGGCAGCTACGCCATTCAGGGCCGGGGCGGCTTTCTCGTCCAATCCATCTCCGGCTCCTACAACAACGTGGTGGGCATGCCGCTGGCGCGGCTGGTGGATGTACTTCAGGACATCCGCGCCATCAGGCCCCGCCCCATGGACCGCTAG
- a CDS encoding phosphatidylglycerophosphatase A family protein: protein MTHTSTLDRAATAFATLGPVGHLPKAPGTWGSAVAVIAAPFLFLPFSPLTRCIILAALFVVGGLASGRAETVIGSKDPGCVIIDEVLGQWMVFALFPIMTTWQILLGFALFRLFDITKPWPVHSAETWLPGGFGVMIDDLLAGCYAALCMWGARHAYLAWIAPMMH from the coding sequence ATGACACACACCAGCACTCTCGATCGCGCGGCAACGGCCTTCGCCACCCTCGGTCCCGTCGGACACCTCCCCAAGGCCCCCGGCACGTGGGGCTCCGCAGTGGCCGTCATCGCCGCGCCGTTCCTGTTCCTGCCGTTCTCTCCGCTCACCCGCTGCATCATCCTCGCCGCGCTGTTCGTCGTAGGCGGTCTCGCCTCTGGACGCGCCGAAACCGTCATCGGCAGTAAGGACCCCGGCTGCGTCATCATCGACGAAGTTCTTGGCCAGTGGATGGTCTTCGCCCTGTTCCCGATCATGACCACCTGGCAGATTCTCCTCGGCTTTGCGCTGTTCCGCCTCTTCGACATCACCAAGCCGTGGCCCGTGCACAGCGCGGAGACTTGGCTCCCCGGCGGATTCGGCGTCATGATCGACGACCTGCTTGCCGGATGCTATGCGGCGCTGTGCATGTGGGGCGCACGCCATGCCTATCTGGCGTGGATCGCACCCATGATGCACTAG
- a CDS encoding bacteriohemerythrin, with amino-acid sequence MSSQTTFLTLGIGTAASAATLGAASLFASLSPAVVATGAFSIGALGIATLICAKRTAFAECERTETALAEFTSRDGSIAEAANRAAKALTAARAESEELAKRLEACKREAEAAIRESAEASRVAEQTRQEGMTRTADKLVTMVGNTTEATARITSLTDRIAEGADIQRERMQETATAMVEMSSAVTDISRNTQETAYNVENTKQRADKSAEIVTQAQQAILSVDGMTRGLKALMHDLGEQAQGIGQVIGVINDIADQTNLLALNAAIEAARAGDAGRGFAVVADEVRKLAEKTMAATKEVGTSITGIQNAAQANVARMDEAAELVNSAAELAKQSGAAVSEIAVLAEDNHIRVQAIAAAAEEQAQTMVEINRAVDEVNDVAARIADGITDAAHAAHELSGMNAELHTLIGDLKAVTADTLINWTSDLSVGLKEIDDQHKKLVKLINELYRAMKHGHGRDVIKGILAELVDYTVYHFGTEEKYFDRFGYADTASHKRIHKKFTDTVADFAAKYTSGTADVSTEIMDFLRDWLTGHIKGTDKKYSSFLREHGVR; translated from the coding sequence ATGAGCAGCCAAACCACTTTTCTCACCCTCGGAATCGGCACCGCCGCCTCTGCTGCCACCCTTGGCGCGGCGTCCCTGTTCGCGTCCCTTTCCCCCGCCGTCGTGGCGACCGGGGCCTTTTCCATCGGCGCGCTGGGCATTGCGACGCTGATCTGCGCCAAGCGCACGGCCTTCGCCGAATGCGAACGCACCGAAACCGCCCTTGCCGAATTTACAAGCAGAGACGGTTCCATTGCCGAAGCCGCAAACCGCGCGGCCAAGGCGCTCACCGCCGCCCGCGCGGAATCGGAAGAACTCGCAAAGCGCCTCGAAGCCTGCAAGCGCGAAGCCGAGGCCGCCATCCGCGAATCAGCGGAAGCGTCCCGCGTGGCGGAGCAGACCCGGCAGGAAGGCATGACCCGCACCGCCGACAAGCTGGTGACCATGGTCGGCAACACCACCGAGGCCACCGCCCGCATCACCAGTCTCACGGACCGCATCGCCGAGGGCGCGGACATCCAGCGCGAACGCATGCAGGAAACCGCCACGGCCATGGTCGAGATGTCCTCCGCCGTGACGGACATCTCCCGCAACACGCAGGAAACCGCCTACAACGTCGAAAATACCAAGCAACGCGCCGACAAGAGCGCGGAGATCGTCACGCAGGCCCAGCAGGCCATCCTGAGCGTGGACGGCATGACCCGAGGCCTCAAAGCCCTCATGCACGACCTCGGCGAGCAGGCGCAGGGCATCGGGCAGGTCATCGGCGTCATCAACGACATTGCGGACCAGACCAACCTCCTCGCCCTCAACGCCGCCATCGAGGCCGCCCGCGCCGGAGACGCCGGGCGCGGCTTCGCCGTGGTCGCCGACGAGGTCCGCAAGCTGGCCGAAAAGACCATGGCCGCCACCAAGGAAGTGGGCACCTCCATCACCGGCATCCAGAACGCCGCACAGGCCAACGTCGCCCGCATGGACGAGGCCGCAGAACTGGTGAACAGCGCCGCAGAACTGGCCAAGCAGTCCGGAGCCGCGGTGTCCGAAATCGCCGTTCTCGCCGAGGACAACCACATCCGCGTGCAGGCCATCGCCGCGGCCGCCGAGGAGCAGGCCCAGACCATGGTCGAAATCAACCGCGCCGTGGACGAGGTGAACGACGTGGCCGCGCGCATCGCGGACGGCATCACGGACGCAGCCCACGCCGCGCACGAGCTTTCCGGCATGAACGCCGAACTCCACACCCTCATCGGAGACCTCAAGGCCGTCACCGCCGACACGCTCATCAACTGGACGAGCGACCTCTCCGTGGGCCTCAAGGAAATCGACGACCAGCACAAGAAGCTGGTCAAGCTCATCAACGAGCTGTACCGCGCCATGAAGCACGGCCACGGGCGCGACGTCATCAAGGGCATCCTCGCCGAACTGGTGGACTACACCGTCTACCACTTCGGCACCGAGGAAAAATACTTCGACCGCTTCGGCTACGCGGACACCGCCAGCCACAAGCGCATCCACAAGAAGTTCACGGACACCGTGGCCGACTTCGCCGCCAAGTACACGTCCGGCACGGCGGACGTCTCCACCGAGATCATGGACTTCCTGCGCGACTGGCTGACCGGCCACATCAAGGGCACGGACAAGAAATACTCGTCCTTCCTGCGCGAGCATGGCGTGCGCTAG
- a CDS encoding rubredoxin, with amino-acid sequence MANPEDIYRCQTVNCGYIYDPDRGDRKGKIPKGTRFEDLPDSWRCPICGGTKKCFRPLAGPGSVDATNCELPTQD; translated from the coding sequence ATGGCGAATCCCGAGGATATCTACAGATGTCAGACGGTGAATTGCGGGTACATCTACGATCCGGATCGGGGCGACCGGAAGGGGAAGATTCCCAAGGGAACCCGCTTCGAGGATCTTCCTGACTCGTGGCGGTGTCCCATTTGCGGGGGGACGAAGAAGTGCTTCCGGCCGCTTGCAGGACCGGGGTCCGTAGACGCGACGAATTGCGAACTGCCTACGCAGGATTAA
- the pal gene encoding peptidoglycan-associated lipoprotein Pal translates to MRMKLLVVMVMMALVLALGTGCAKKQMSAEPAPATDQSANAGSLDASEQALAEANQKAMVAAEKEITQNRIYFDFDKFDLRADSKEVLKAKAELLKKYPTWKLLVEGHCDERGTEEYNLALGERRARAAYEFLVVLGVPSSSLKVVSFGEERPADAGHNETAWSMNRRDEFKIFK, encoded by the coding sequence ATGAGAATGAAGCTCCTGGTGGTTATGGTCATGATGGCTCTTGTGCTTGCCCTTGGCACTGGCTGCGCCAAGAAGCAGATGAGCGCCGAACCCGCTCCCGCAACGGATCAGTCCGCTAACGCCGGATCCCTGGATGCTAGCGAGCAGGCCCTTGCCGAGGCGAACCAGAAGGCCATGGTCGCCGCCGAGAAGGAGATCACCCAGAATCGGATTTACTTCGATTTCGACAAGTTCGATCTGCGTGCTGACAGCAAGGAAGTGCTGAAGGCCAAGGCCGAGCTGCTGAAGAAGTATCCTACCTGGAAGCTTCTTGTCGAAGGCCACTGTGACGAGCGTGGTACCGAGGAATACAACCTGGCTCTCGGCGAGCGCCGCGCCCGCGCCGCTTACGAGTTCCTGGTCGTGCTCGGTGTGCCGTCTTCCAGCCTGAAGGTCGTGTCCTTCGGCGAGGAGCGCCCCGCTGACGCCGGTCACAATGAGACCGCCTGGTCGATGAACCGCCGCGACGAATTCAAGATTTTCAAGTAG
- a CDS encoding PD40 domain-containing protein, whose translation MGTLRILALAVLVYAFSAAQALASQALTIDIYGPGQSRVNLTIATPLGVAGGPAPSDAAKFQQLVEQNLDFLPFIRVVPGTEVLGGVRLAGVARDDIDFRRFQVSRVDMVMTAGWQPSGDGSSRLECRVYETFTSRLVVGRAYAGVRADNLSRVADLFCAAFMEALTGHDEFFRSIIAFSRTGRDGSRQIWTVTPQGRELRQITFFKGSSISPSWSKDGRYLAFAHHSNHSHTLGVWDSVKNRIFRTKVPGTTIGGTAFTNDGHVVVAMTRGNMDIFELTTDLTRIARPLVQNWAIDVSPCFTADGRRMVFTSDRQGNPHVFIKDMDTGKETRVTYDGKYNTSPSVSPDGKLVVFSRRTPEGHRIFLHDMETGRERQLSFGPGSDEEPAFSPDGYFVCFASNRTGAYQLYLTTRHGAEPKLLPTGGPSTHPVFGSRLRQ comes from the coding sequence ATGGGAACGCTCAGGATTCTCGCGCTCGCCGTGCTCGTCTACGCGTTTTCGGCGGCACAGGCCCTCGCGTCGCAGGCGCTGACCATCGACATCTACGGTCCCGGTCAGAGCCGGGTCAACCTGACCATCGCCACACCGCTTGGGGTGGCGGGAGGTCCCGCTCCTTCGGATGCCGCCAAGTTCCAGCAGTTGGTGGAGCAGAACCTCGACTTTCTGCCCTTCATCCGCGTCGTCCCCGGCACGGAGGTGCTTGGCGGGGTCCGGCTGGCCGGTGTTGCCCGTGACGACATTGACTTCCGCCGTTTTCAGGTGAGCCGTGTGGACATGGTCATGACGGCCGGGTGGCAGCCCTCGGGTGATGGCTCCAGCCGTCTCGAATGCCGCGTGTACGAGACCTTCACCTCGCGCCTCGTGGTGGGCCGCGCCTATGCGGGCGTGCGGGCCGACAACCTTTCGCGCGTGGCGGACCTCTTCTGCGCGGCCTTCATGGAGGCGCTGACCGGTCACGACGAGTTCTTCCGCTCCATCATCGCCTTTTCCCGCACCGGGCGCGACGGCTCCCGCCAGATATGGACCGTGACGCCGCAGGGTCGAGAGCTTCGCCAGATCACCTTCTTCAAGGGCTCAAGCATCAGCCCCTCGTGGTCGAAGGACGGGCGCTATCTCGCCTTTGCCCACCACAGCAACCACTCTCATACGCTTGGCGTGTGGGATTCCGTGAAGAACCGCATCTTCCGAACCAAGGTGCCCGGCACCACCATCGGCGGCACGGCCTTCACCAACGACGGCCATGTGGTCGTGGCGATGACGCGCGGCAACATGGACATCTTCGAGCTGACCACGGACCTTACGCGCATCGCGCGGCCCCTCGTGCAGAACTGGGCCATCGACGTGTCGCCCTGCTTCACGGCGGACGGCAGGCGCATGGTCTTCACCTCGGACCGGCAGGGCAATCCCCATGTCTTTATCAAGGATATGGACACCGGCAAGGAGACCCGCGTCACCTACGACGGCAAGTACAACACCAGCCCCTCGGTCAGCCCGGACGGCAAGCTGGTGGTCTTCTCCCGCCGTACCCCGGAAGGACACCGCATCTTCCTGCACGACATGGAGACCGGCCGCGAACGCCAGTTGAGCTTCGGCCCCGGCAGCGACGAAGAACCCGCCTTTTCCCCGGACGGCTATTTCGTCTGTTTTGCGTCCAACCGGACGGGTGCCTATCAGCTGTATCTGACCACCCGTCATGGCGCGGAACCCAAGCTGCTGCCCACCGGCGGGCCGTCCACGCACCCCGTTTTCGGTTCGCGCCTGCGGCAGTAG
- a CDS encoding cell envelope integrity protein TolA translates to MRAISWFLSFLLHATVVVAGLFLAVPTPMNVRLDVPVYQVDLVQLVPLKGVAVPRPAAPKSPTPPPAKPLPAAKPAPAPAPAPEAAPMPEPKPLAKAIAPKAQEKPQPKAEANATAKPQKKPAQEKPQKTKQQLLAEALKQAQRDVKWKERQERKVMSDALADLRRQVAKEDAKAETEGAGGESTEGVVAGLEEIYAAQVKALIQENWRYPSIPVDAALAATVFLRVGPDGSITEMQLLGTSGRSDYDASVMRAVEETRQLPPPPGNLTQLRINFNLQDMQ, encoded by the coding sequence ATGCGCGCGATCAGTTGGTTTCTGTCCTTTCTCCTGCATGCGACGGTTGTCGTTGCAGGTCTCTTTCTTGCCGTGCCCACGCCCATGAACGTCCGGCTCGATGTCCCCGTGTATCAGGTGGACCTTGTGCAGCTCGTTCCGCTCAAGGGCGTGGCTGTGCCGCGTCCGGCGGCTCCCAAGTCGCCCACGCCGCCCCCGGCCAAGCCGCTTCCCGCCGCGAAGCCAGCGCCTGCGCCCGCTCCCGCGCCGGAGGCGGCACCGATGCCTGAACCCAAACCCCTCGCCAAGGCCATAGCGCCCAAGGCGCAGGAAAAGCCGCAGCCCAAGGCCGAGGCCAACGCCACGGCCAAGCCGCAGAAGAAGCCCGCGCAGGAGAAGCCGCAGAAGACCAAGCAGCAGCTTCTGGCCGAGGCGCTGAAGCAGGCTCAGCGTGATGTGAAGTGGAAGGAACGCCAGGAGCGCAAGGTCATGTCCGACGCTCTGGCCGATCTGAGACGACAGGTCGCGAAGGAGGATGCCAAGGCTGAGACCGAAGGCGCTGGGGGCGAGTCCACCGAGGGCGTCGTGGCCGGTCTTGAGGAAATCTACGCCGCGCAGGTCAAGGCGCTCATTCAGGAGAACTGGCGCTATCCGTCTATTCCCGTGGATGCGGCCCTCGCGGCGACGGTGTTTCTGCGTGTGGGGCCGGATGGCTCCATCACCGAGATGCAACTGCTCGGAACGTCCGGTCGGTCGGACTACGACGCCTCGGTCATGAGGGCCGTCGAGGAGACGCGGCAGTTGCCGCCGCCGCCCGGAAATCTCACTCAACTCCGGATCAACTTCAATCTTCAGGATATGCAGTAA
- the tolR gene encoding protein TolR, which yields MADFNPHRKGFISEINVTPFVDVMLVLLIIFMVTAPLMTQGLEVDLPQTKTVRTLPKDKDHMVLTIKKDGSVYLDEYKVPAGELGGHLERLVKAENKFLYLRADKAVPYGVVVSVMGEVKTAGIDRLGVVAEPEDTPATRPGRK from the coding sequence ATGGCGGATTTTAATCCACACCGCAAAGGCTTCATCTCCGAGATCAACGTCACGCCCTTCGTGGACGTGATGCTGGTGCTGCTCATCATCTTCATGGTCACCGCGCCGCTCATGACGCAGGGGCTTGAGGTCGATCTGCCGCAGACCAAGACCGTGCGCACCCTGCCCAAGGACAAGGACCACATGGTCCTGACCATCAAGAAGGACGGCTCGGTGTATCTCGACGAGTACAAGGTTCCCGCCGGTGAACTGGGCGGGCATCTGGAGCGGCTGGTCAAGGCCGAGAACAAGTTCCTCTACCTTCGCGCAGACAAGGCCGTGCCGTATGGCGTGGTCGTCAGCGTCATGGGCGAGGTCAAGACCGCTGGCATCGACCGACTCGGAGTCGTGGCCGAACCAGAGGACACCCCGGCAACTCGGCCGGGAAGGAAATAG
- a CDS encoding MotA/TolQ/ExbB proton channel family protein: protein MDVMPQTGVLALLAHATLTVKCVLGLLLTMSISSWSVILFKIFVLTQARNRARQDYTKFVGAENLAEGMRALGRDQSSPVYRSGVSAMNELRRLESTGLLTYKNLDVVIDNLRRALRQGVSSQLGELSRSLSLLATCGNSAPFIGLFGTVWGIMHSFHSIGQMKTAALAAVAPGISEALIATAVGLGVAIPATIAYNFFLGMLQTVETELVNFAGAFLNTVQRELSGDSVAEARPRLRSEDHGGF from the coding sequence ATGGATGTCATGCCACAGACTGGTGTTCTTGCGCTTCTGGCTCATGCCACGCTGACCGTCAAATGCGTGCTCGGACTGCTGCTCACCATGTCCATTTCGAGTTGGAGCGTCATACTTTTCAAGATATTCGTGCTGACTCAGGCGCGCAATCGCGCCCGGCAGGACTACACGAAGTTCGTCGGCGCGGAGAACCTCGCCGAGGGCATGCGCGCGCTTGGGCGCGATCAGTCCTCGCCCGTGTACCGTTCCGGCGTGAGCGCCATGAATGAGCTACGCCGTCTCGAAAGCACGGGGCTGCTTACCTACAAGAATCTGGATGTCGTCATCGACAACCTGCGCCGCGCGCTGCGCCAGGGCGTCAGCTCCCAGCTTGGCGAGCTGTCACGCTCGCTCTCGCTGCTGGCCACCTGCGGCAACTCTGCGCCGTTCATCGGCCTTTTCGGAACGGTTTGGGGCATCATGCATTCCTTCCATTCCATCGGCCAGATGAAGACCGCAGCGCTTGCCGCCGTCGCCCCCGGCATTTCCGAGGCGCTCATCGCCACGGCTGTCGGCCTTGGCGTGGCCATTCCGGCCACCATCGCCTACAACTTCTTCCTCGGCATGCTGCAAACCGTGGAGACGGAGCTGGTGAATTTCGCCGGTGCCTTCCTGAACACGGTCCAGCGCGAGCTCTCCGGCGACAGCGTCGCCGAGGCCCGGCCGCGCCTGAGGAGCGAGGACCATGGCGGATTTTAA
- a CDS encoding SIR2 family NAD-dependent protein deacylase, whose protein sequence is MSALEGAYREAARILKRTPAVALTGAGVSVASGIPDFRSPGGLWSRHDPAEVASLQALRTNPAAVWRFMAEAYDMFAAALPNPAHLALAAMEREGLVSAVVTQNIDSLHQRAGSREVVEFHGNGARCRCMRCAREGDASAAYGAAREGRVPLCGECGGTLRPDVVFFGEGIPPQALRRTEELVRFAECILVVGTSGEVMPANTLPYRIKNSGGFVIEINLGPTGYAGLPDIRFDAPAEVVLPHLYECSVS, encoded by the coding sequence ATGTCCGCATTGGAAGGGGCGTATCGCGAAGCCGCGCGAATCCTGAAGCGGACGCCCGCCGTGGCGCTGACCGGGGCGGGCGTTTCCGTTGCGAGCGGTATTCCAGATTTCCGCAGCCCCGGCGGTCTGTGGAGCCGTCACGATCCGGCGGAGGTGGCGAGCCTTCAGGCGCTGCGGACCAATCCCGCCGCAGTGTGGCGGTTCATGGCCGAGGCGTATGACATGTTCGCCGCGGCCCTGCCGAATCCCGCACATCTGGCGCTGGCGGCCATGGAGCGGGAGGGGTTGGTATCCGCCGTCGTGACCCAGAACATCGACAGCCTGCACCAGCGCGCCGGTTCGCGCGAGGTTGTGGAATTTCACGGCAACGGCGCGCGGTGCCGTTGCATGCGTTGCGCGCGGGAGGGCGATGCTTCCGCCGCGTATGGTGCGGCCCGCGAGGGGCGCGTGCCCCTGTGCGGGGAGTGCGGCGGAACCTTGCGGCCTGACGTGGTTTTTTTCGGAGAGGGCATCCCGCCACAGGCGCTACGGCGCACCGAGGAGCTTGTGCGTTTTGCGGAGTGCATCCTCGTGGTGGGAACCTCGGGCGAGGTCATGCCCGCCAACACGCTTCCCTACCGCATCAAGAATTCCGGCGGATTCGTCATCGAAATAAATCTTGGACCCACGGGATACGCCGGCCTGCCAGACATCCGTTTCGACGCGCCCGCCGAAGTGGTCCTTCCCCATCTTTATGAATGCTCCGTTTCCTGA
- a CDS encoding histidinol phosphate phosphatase domain-containing protein yields the protein MIDLHTHTVFSDGVLIPAELARRARVAGYRALAMTDHADDSNLEFIIDNVSRVTEKYSPYAGLDLFCGVEITHVPPGLISGLVVRARERGARIVVVHGETVAEPVEQGTNLAAIEAGVDILAHPGLITPEEVRLAAERGVALELTTRKGHSLTNGHVAALARQYGARLVINNDAHEPGDLVGAEMRRKVALGAGLSPDEYREAEENSCAILRRVMGV from the coding sequence ATGATCGACCTGCATACGCACACGGTTTTCAGCGACGGCGTTCTCATCCCAGCGGAACTCGCACGGCGGGCGCGTGTGGCCGGGTACCGGGCCTTGGCCATGACCGACCACGCGGATGACTCGAATCTCGAATTTATCATCGACAACGTGAGCCGCGTCACGGAGAAGTATTCTCCCTACGCGGGACTCGATCTTTTTTGCGGCGTGGAGATCACCCACGTGCCGCCGGGACTCATTTCCGGACTGGTTGTGCGCGCGCGGGAACGCGGAGCGCGGATCGTAGTGGTCCACGGTGAGACGGTGGCCGAGCCGGTGGAGCAGGGGACGAACCTCGCGGCCATTGAGGCCGGGGTGGATATCCTCGCGCATCCGGGACTCATCACGCCGGAGGAAGTGCGCCTTGCCGCCGAGCGCGGCGTGGCGCTCGAATTGACCACCCGCAAGGGCCACAGCCTGACCAACGGCCACGTGGCCGCATTGGCCCGGCAGTATGGCGCGCGGCTGGTCATCAACAACGACGCGCACGAACCCGGCGACCTCGTCGGCGCGGAGATGCGCCGCAAGGTCGCGCTGGGCGCGGGCCTGTCGCCCGACGAATACCGCGAGGCGGAGGAGAATTCCTGCGCGATCCTGCGGCGGGTCATGGGCGTTTAG
- a CDS encoding bifunctional nuclease family protein yields the protein MVEMKVFGLALDETAQVPVLVLKDMEDRQTLPIWIGAMEAMAISLALNEVHLPRPMTHDLLLNLTSGLGGVVSRVDVTRLDGGTYYAEIVVNMSGDERRIDSRPSDAVALALRAGCPIFVAQSILDEVSSEMKAGEGPVLTAEDSDKWRDILEQFSEEENKYKM from the coding sequence ATGGTAGAAATGAAGGTTTTCGGTCTGGCGCTCGATGAGACCGCGCAGGTGCCCGTGCTCGTCCTCAAGGACATGGAGGACAGGCAGACCCTGCCCATCTGGATCGGCGCCATGGAGGCGATGGCCATCTCGCTGGCCCTCAACGAGGTGCATCTGCCGCGTCCCATGACCCACGACCTGCTACTCAACCTGACCAGTGGCCTCGGCGGCGTCGTGTCCCGCGTGGACGTGACGCGCCTTGATGGCGGCACCTACTACGCCGAGATCGTTGTGAACATGAGCGGAGACGAGCGGCGCATCGACAGCCGCCCGTCGGACGCGGTGGCGCTGGCGCTTAGGGCCGGGTGCCCGATTTTTGTGGCCCAGAGCATTCTCGATGAGGTCAGCTCCGAGATGAAGGCCGGCGAGGGGCCGGTACTTACGGCGGAGGACTCCGACAAGTGGCGCGACATCCTCGAACAGTTCTCCGAGGAGGAGAACAAGTACAAGATGTGA